The region AAtaacgatttttttttaaatatgattttttcgaacagttaaattttatttggttgctaaaaatattattaaaatattaatttattatcatattaaatgatttaataaaaatactatttttttagaaaaatgtttcattttaattcacACAAATTAAATtcccatattttatttatgatgtaataaacGACATCAATGGTTATACAAAAATTGCAGGTTATTGCAGTTGTGCTACACGCGCATCCGATTGATCTCGGGTGAAGGAAATCATGATTGGTATATATACAAGTGCAAGATATGTATTCAGTGTTatagtttgaatgtttttaGTAAGTAATTTATGTCAAAATGTTGTTTCTAGACTCTGATTTCACCGAGTTGTTTTGCATAATACATTTCTAACGTCGTtcccttttaattttatattttatttttagcaccacttttctaataactctaaacCTAATATGATTGAACAtacccatttatttatttatttctagttAAGGGTCTTGTGCTGCAGCGGATGATAATGAATAAATACAGTTAATATTAATCGTAGTATGtcaattcataaatttaataaatttatttaaatattattctctTTATTTGATGTGTGTAATATATAACTTGAATCAAAACAATAGAACCATATACAATTCaacatccatttttttattctgtCAAATTATCTCCTGAAAGTTTAGTTAATTACCAACTTGCACGTTTGAAGAAGAGTTTTGGCCCGGAATTAACATACGAATCAGTTAATTTCACAATTATATTGCTATTAAAAAATGGTTGTacattctatttttgttttttatttttttgaagaatgaCAAGAATATGTAAGAATCAATTCCAAGAGGCGTGTCCGTAGTCGTATGCGTGTGACATGATGTGTACATGGTCATGATTGCTGCAAACGGCAAGACATTGAATGAAAGTGTTCAATTCATGTACTCATGTTTCATACTAGTCCTTCTACCCGTGCAACGCACgggttttttttatatgtaataattgTGGTCATAGCAATGGGTTTTTGGATATTTAATAATCTATATGATGATAatctaatgttttaaaaagatgTTGACGTTTATCAATAGAATAGATCAATTTAGAATGTAATTAAAGTTGTATGTCAAGTTAAGATTTGATTTCATTGAATATTGTCGTCAAgcaccaacaacaaaaatatgactAATACAGAACTTTGttaatataagaattaaaaaagaaaaaattacataCCTAGAATGTATCCTTTGGTATTGAAGTTCATAACTTCCTTTTGTACACAATGACTTCTTTGTTCAACTTTTTCAGTACAATGATTTTCCTACATGGCAGAAAATACATAAATcaattgatatatatttataacagttttgaaatgaaaaataaaattctaaatgaCATACCTATAATTGATTTCTTttcaaagagtttcaaaaatttctttgtacacaacgtttttagttgtgtttgttacctttccatcttcatccaatataagtattttcaatccTCTTTTGGTTTTGACTCTAGAAATAGCAACATATAGTTGGCCATGTGTGAATACAGGTTGTGGAAGATAAAGGCCAACTCTAGAAAGCGTTTGTCCTTGACTTTTGTTAATCGTCATTGCAAAGCATAAAGATATCGGAAAttgtcttctttgaaatttgaaaggcaACCCTGAATCCGATGGCACTAAATCCATTCTTGGTATAAAAATGCTGTCACCAATGTTTTTTCCAGTAATTACAGTTGCACATATTACATTCTTGCCTAAATGTTTGACTTGCAATCTTGTGCCATTGCATAAACCTTTTGCTTGATCAATGTTTCTCAAGAGCATAATTGGAACACCTGTTTTCAACTTCAGTTTATGATTTGGTATCCctgaacatttgatatcatttaaaaattcagaTGTAAACCATTCAGATTGCACTTCATCTTGTTCATCAGATTGGCAAGGTGTATCTGAACTTAAATAAGTCACCTCATCACCACCAATTAAGGACAACATGAAATCATTTACTTGCTCTACAGAATCATTTGTTGGGCACAAAATTgctccatcatcaaaataattaggATTCAACATGTTAACCACAAATTCAGGATAGACAAATTCAACCAATGACAATAAAGGTAAATCTGTGTTTGTAATTAGGATCTGTTCGGGAATTTCAACAATGCACTCACCATTTTCATTTAGATCCATTCTTGCGTCTCCAATCTTCAAaatccaatcagcaaattcttGAATATCATTGGCTGTTTCAGTATTTGATGTAGTACTTAATCTCATGTTCTTGGATAACTTTAGCACTTTACAACAATTCCATAACACTGAATAGTTGATTGATGATTTTATGATATCAAACTTAGATCCTTTTTTGATAACTGGTAGAATTTGTCTAAAGTCACCTCCTAACACAACTGCTTTGCCACCAAATGGTTTGTCTTTATTGGCATCATCAACATTTCGCATAATATCTCTTAGTGTTCTATCAAATGCCTCAAAACACATTCTATTCatcattggtgcttcatcccagaTAATCAAACTGGTAACCATAAGAAGTTTTGCCCTAAGACTACCTTGTGCTATGTTGCAAGTTGATTCTTCATTAATTAACAGTGGGATGCAAAAGGTAGAGTGTGCTGTTTTTCCACCAGGAAGTAATAAAGAAGCAATTCCACTTGATGCTACGTTCAAAACAATCATGCCTTTGCTTCTTAGACCAGCCGACAATGTCTTCCACATAAAAGTCTTACCTGTACCACCATAgccatataagaaaaagaatccTCCCTTCTTTGAAAGAACTGCTGTCATGATATGCTGATATACATCAATTTGTTCATCATTGAGTGCTTTAAACAAACTGTCATGTTCTCTCGCCATGTCTTGTTTATTATATTGCAGCTCATcaacaataaatctattattgaatGTATGTACATCTGAAAGATCAAGTTGAGGTAATGAAGGATAATCTTTCAAACTTCTACCATTTGACAGTAGCATTTCCTCTATTTCCAGAAGACATAGTTTTTGTAATTCAGCAGTCTCAATTTGAAGACCTGCAAATACAGatatataataatcatatagatatatataatataataataaacaactaAACTTGAGAAGATCTGTAAATAAGTAAAGAACAATAAATACAGATTATGAATCTGtaaattaatattgtttataGTTTGAGAAGACAtgcaataagtaaataaaacaattaaaatatatatgtatacgaaattaaaagaaaaaatatgaagtaCCTGGTAAGTTCATCTCCTTCcttttttggtacaaaattcCATCACATAAGATACTCCAAGTACAATTCCAAACTATATCTGGTTTAGAAATTGTATTCATGGAcaacaaagtaacaaataatcTTCTAAGTTGATACCCACAAGCAAATTCACTTGCTTCTTtgattgcatcaatatattctTTGTCATCAGCCAACAATCCCAAAACATAGCAAGCTTCTTGGTATGTTTCATAATACTTTCCATCAATTGTCTTAATGCTTTCATAatcaatacaacctttttgAATGGTCAGTAATATCCTCAAATAATAAAGTTCTCCAGACCCAGGAGGAATATAAGTAAGTCTACCAATGTTGTAGcctttcttccttggtttccattctttttctttggcaAATATTCACGGTAAATATTCAACGTTACAAtcataataactattttttcttcatctcttgtTTTCATCCCCAATAATTTTCTCAATACTTTTCATTCATGTTtcaagtcaagtcaactatcaCTTTCTATTGTACAGAAACTGTTTCAAAGTCTCCGTCACGTTTCCTggcattattttattaataataatagtatgaaACATTTGACGTTAGTTATGAAACGTGTTAGTCTATTTGTCATAAGTTATTGGTGTGAAAACTCCTTTTCTGTTTGATCGCACAGAGCCCAACAAAAATTCTACACATGAATCATGATGATGATATTTTGAGTGCATGTAATTAAAAGTAGTGGGTGCATCAAAAAGCATATTTGGTGGAAAAATGACACCACCCCAAGCACTATACTCTACCAGAACGCTTATATATATTCAATCGTTTTGGTTTTGCCATTCACTCTTCACGATTAAGAGTAGACTCATCAAATTCAAGATCCTTGTTTCACTCTTACGTATTTCATATCACCAAAAAAGTCATGACTACTTGTTTTCCTAGACTCTGTTGTGCACTTCTCCTGCTCTTGCTCCATGCTGCAGAATCCATTCTCGGATTGAACAATAGCACAGAAATAAAGTGCATTGAGAGGGAGAGACAGGCACTCCTCCACTTCAAGCATGGCCTCATAGATGGCTATGGCATGCTGACAACATGGAGGGATGATGAGAAGAGTCGAGATTGTTGCAAATGGAAAGGCATTCAATGCGACCATCAAACAGCTCATGTAAGCTTCCTTCGTCTCCGTGGTTCGGATACACAATTTTTGAGAGGTGCACTCAATATCAGTTCATTGTTTCCTTTGCAAAATATTCAACATTTGGATCTCAGCAACAATGGTTTCGTACGGAGTCACATCCCACAACTCATTGCCTCACTTACCAACTTAAGATATCTCAATCTCTCCTATTCTCATTTTGGTGGGAGCATTCCTACCCAACTTGGAAGCCTTACACATTTATTGTCTCTGGATTTAAGTCACAATTATCTTCTCCGTGGAGATATCCCTTATCAACTTGGAAGCCTTTCAAATTTAACGTCTCTCGATCTCAGTTATAGTAATCTTGATGGTAAACTCCCTTGTCAATTTGCAAATCTGTCACAGTTGAGGTACCTTGATCTTAGCGGAAATTCCTTTTCTGGAGCACTCCCATTCCAGGTTGGGAATCTTCCTTTCTTGCACACTCTTAGACTTGGTGGTTATTTTGATGTAAAACCTAAGGATGCAAAGTGGTTGTCTAATCTCAGTTCCCTAACACATCTTGCCCtgtattatttacaaaatcttCAGTGGTTACAAACGATTACTTTTCCAAATTTAAAAGAGTTGAGGCTAGTTGACTGTTCTCTTTCAGATACCCATATTCATTCTCTGTTTTATTCACCTTCCAACTTTTCCAATTCTCTTATGATCCTTGACCTTTCTGATAATATGCTCACATCCTCAACATTTCAATTACTGTCTAACTTTAGCCTTAATCTTCAAGAGCTTTATCTTTCTCAAAATAACATTGTTTTCTCATCTCCTGTCTTCTCAACCTTTCCTTCTCTTGTGACCCTTGACCTTTCCTATAATAATATGACATCATCAGTCTTTCAAGGTAGTTTCAACTTCAGTTCAAAACTTCAAAATCTTTATTTGTCAAGTTGTGGTCTAAGTAATGATAACTTTCTCATCTCAGCTATTTCAATTACGAATTCTTCATCTTCACTTACCTCGCTTGATCTCTCCTCAAATCTGTTGAAATCATCATCCATATTTTACTGGCTCTTCAACTCCACTACCAATCTTCGTACACTTCAACTTTATAATAACATGTTGGAAGGTCCCATTCCAGATGGATTTGGGAAAGTAATGAACTCTCTTGAAGTTCTTGACCTCCATGGTAACAAACTGCAAGGCGAGATTCCATCTTTCTTTGGGAACATATGCACATTGGAGAGTTTAATCCTCTTCAAGAACAAGCTGAGCGGAAAATTTTCTAGCTTCTTTCAGAATTCATCATGGTGCAACAAGTACGTGTTTCAGATTTTGGATTTATCCTCTAACAACATTACAGGAACATTACCTAAAAGCATTGGATTGCTATCTGAGTTGGAGTACTTGTTATTGGATGGAAATTGCTTGGAGGGTGACGTCACTGAATCCCATCTTTCCAATTTTTCCAAATTAAGGTACTTATCTTTGTCAAATAACTCATTGTCTGTAAAATTTGTCCCTACTTGGGTTCCACCTTTCCAGttacaaaatttgggactaagaTCTTGCAAGTTGGATCCTAGTTTTCCTAGTTGGCTCCATACTCAAAGTTCGTTAAGTGACCTCGATATTTCCGACAATGGGCTTAATTACGTACCGGATTGGGTTTGGGACAACTTGCAAAATATGAGAACATTGAATATGTCTCACAACAATCTCAGTGGTCCGATTCCTAATATATCATTGAAGCTTCACTATGCACCATCGGTAATTCTAAATTCAAATCAGTTTGAAGGCAAAATTCCATCATTTTTACTACAAGCGTTTGATTTGAGGCTTTCTAACAACAAATTCTCAGATTTGTTTTCATTCATATGTAACCAAGGCAACTCCGAAATGTGGACTTTAGATTTGTCAAACAATCAATTGAAGGGACAGCTCCCTGACTGTTGGACATCTGTTGATGGGTTATGGTATCTTGATTTAAGCAACAATAAATTGTCAGGAAGGATTCCTTTGTCTATGGGCAGCCTTGTTGAATTGAAAGTCTTGGTTTTACGAAACAATAACCTGACAGGTGAATTAGCTTCGACTTTGAAGAATTGCAGCAATTTAATTATGTTGGATGTGGCTGATAATATGTTGTCCGGCCCCATACCATCATGGATCGGAGAAAGTATGCAACAGTTGATAATCTTGAACATGCGAGAGAATCACTTTTCTGGAAATCTTCCTATTCAACTCTGTTATTTGAAG is a window of Vigna unguiculata cultivar IT97K-499-35 chromosome 4, ASM411807v1, whole genome shotgun sequence DNA encoding:
- the LOC114181404 gene encoding ATP-dependent DNA helicase PIF1-like codes for the protein MTAVLSKKGGFFFLYGYGGTGKTFMWKTLSAGLRSKGMIVLNVASSGIASLLLPGGKTAHSTFCIPLLINEESTCNIAQGSLRAKLLMAFDRTLRDIMRNVDDANKDKPFGGKAVVLGGDFRQILPVIKKGSKFDIIKSSINYSVLWNCCKVLKLSKNMRLSTTSNTETANDIQEFADWILKIGDARMDLNENGECIVEIPEQILITNTDLPLLSLVEFVYPEFVVNMLNPNYFDDGAILCPTNDSVEQVNDFMLSLIVQSEWFTSEFLNDIKCSGIPNHKLKLKTGVPIMLLRNIDQAKGLCNGTRLQVKHLGKNVICATVITGKNIGDSIFIPRMDLVPSDSGLPFKFQRRQFPISLCFAMTINKSQGQTLSRVGLYLPQPVFTHGQLYVAISRVKTKRGLKILILDEDGKVTNTTKNVVYKEIFETL
- the LOC114181403 gene encoding receptor-like protein EIX1; translated protein: MTTCFPRLCCALLLLLLHAAESILGLNNSTEIKCIERERQALLHFKHGLIDGYGMLTTWRDDEKSRDCCKWKGIQCDHQTAHVSFLRLRGSDTQFLRGALNISSLFPLQNIQHLDLSNNGFVRSHIPQLIASLTNLRYLNLSYSHFGGSIPTQLGSLTHLLSLDLSHNYLLRGDIPYQLGSLSNLTSLDLSYSNLDGKLPCQFANLSQLRYLDLSGNSFSGALPFQVGNLPFLHTLRLGGYFDVKPKDAKWLSNLSSLTHLALYYLQNLQWLQTITFPNLKELRLVDCSLSDTHIHSLFYSPSNFSNSLMILDLSDNMLTSSTFQLLSNFSLNLQELYLSQNNIVFSSPVFSTFPSLVTLDLSYNNMTSSVFQGSFNFSSKLQNLYLSSCGLSNDNFLISAISITNSSSSLTSLDLSSNLLKSSSIFYWLFNSTTNLRTLQLYNNMLEGPIPDGFGKVMNSLEVLDLHGNKLQGEIPSFFGNICTLESLILFKNKLSGKFSSFFQNSSWCNKYVFQILDLSSNNITGTLPKSIGLLSELEYLLLDGNCLEGDVTESHLSNFSKLRYLSLSNNSLSVKFVPTWVPPFQLQNLGLRSCKLDPSFPSWLHTQSSLSDLDISDNGLNYVPDWVWDNLQNMRTLNMSHNNLSGPIPNISLKLHYAPSVILNSNQFEGKIPSFLLQAFDLRLSNNKFSDLFSFICNQGNSEMWTLDLSNNQLKGQLPDCWTSVDGLWYLDLSNNKLSGRIPLSMGSLVELKVLVLRNNNLTGELASTLKNCSNLIMLDVADNMLSGPIPSWIGESMQQLIILNMRENHFSGNLPIQLCYLKYIQLLDLSKNMLSKRIPSCLKELTAMSKKGIDTRGTLNGMYFTYMPYIKIYDYFVEEEYSFNISLIWKGVEQRFKNAELIKGIDLSSNKLTGEIPKEIGYLAGLVSLNLSRNNLSGKIPSEIGNLSSLESLDLSRNQISGGIPLPLSEIDNLGKLDLSHNFLSGRIPSGRHFETFDASSFEGNMYLCGEQLNKSCYGDGDQTTGKLSEAEAINDDEDSIFYEALYMSMGIGYFTGFWGLLGPILLWSSWKNAYLDFLNRLTIGMYEQCGKCR